The nucleotide sequence CCGTCAACCGCGAACAGGCCGCCGATCGTCAGGGTCGCGAACACGGCAACCGCACCGCCGGCGGCGAGTCCCGCCGCCATCGGCAACCCTGCCACGCGCCTGCGCAGCCAGACCCAGAGGCCGATCGACACGCACAGCGCGCCCAGCAGGACGCACTCGTACGGCCCTACGATGACCGGCCCGACGCGCACGCCCCATCCGGGCCGGCTTCCGCGGGCCTCCCCGACCTCGACGGTCTCGGTGCGGTGGACCGCCAGGGATTCTCCGTCCCTGGCCGCGGCGACGGTCAGTTGCAGTCCTGAACCGTACATCCAGCGCGGCGCGACCACCGAGAACTCGACGCGGCGGTCGCCGCGCGCGGGGATCGTTCCGCGCCAGGAGACCCGACGCTCGCCCGGATCGAACCGGACGTCCGCGCCCTCGGCGGCGCCGCCGAAGAGGAACCGGTCGCCCATCTCCGCCGAGACCGAGACGTCGACCGGTTCGTCCGAGGTGGACCGGACGACCATCGCCACCGCGATCGGCTCGCCCGCCGGGGCGCGCCTGGGAACGACGAGCTCCGACCTGGCCAGCGTCGGGTCCTCCGGCGACTGGGCGGCAGGCGTGCCGGGCGCCTGGAGAACGGCCAGCGTGACGAGGAGGGAAATGCGCGTCAGGGATCGGCGGCTTTGTGAAAGCACGGAGAACCTCGCCTTCCGGCCGGACCGCGCGGCGGCACGCCGGATTGAGAGCACACGAGTGTCTTTGCCAACCATGTTGTTCATCCTGAGCGCTCTGGAACGAATGGTGTTGCTCCACAGCCGTCCACTTCAGAGGAGGCCCCGGATGAAACTCTATCGTAATACCAATGGATGTAGACTGAACGACGCCTCATCGGGACGGGCGCCACGGTGATGGAGAACTCTGGCCCGGCATCCGTCCGATTGGTGATCGCCCTCCGAGGAGCCGTATGACTCGTTCCTGCCTCTCCTGCGTGATTCTCGCCGTGTTGCTGTTCCCGGCGCTCGCGGACCACGTCGGACGGCTCGACGCCGTCGGCGCGGGCTCGTCGGTCGAGCGCCTCAGGCCGGCGCTGCCGAGGATTCCCGGCCGCACGTTCAGGCTCGCGGACTTCGGTGCCGTGGGTGACGGCAAGACGCTCAACACCGAGGCGTTCAGCAAGGCCATCGCCGCCGTTGAGAAGGCTGGCGGCGGCAGGCTGGTCGTGCCGAAGGGCGTCTTCCGCACTCGGCCCTTCACGCTCTGCTCGAACCTCGATCTGCACCTCGAGGCCGGCGCGGTGATCCAGGCGCCGGATACCTTCGAGGCCCTCGGCCTGCCCGATCCCCGCACGCTCACGTCCCAGGCCGAAGTGGCCGCGAAGGTGAAGGTGCCAGCCCCCCTCATCAGTGGCCGGAATCTCCACGACGTGGCCCTGACCGGCTCCGGGACGATTGACGGCAGCGGCCGCCACTGGTGGGAATGGTCCGAGCGCGCGGCGCGCGCCGTGGCCGGCACCGAGCCGGGGCGGGTCGTCTATCCGCGCCCGAACCTCGTGGTGATCAACGGGTGCGAGCGTCTCCACGTCGCCGACCTCACCCTGACCAACTCGTCGAAGTTCCACCTGGTGCCGAGCAACATCACCGACCTCACGATCGAACGCATCAAGGTTCGCGCGCCGTTCGACGCGCCCAATACCGACGCCATCGATCCCGGTCCGGGCACGAACTTCCTGATCCGGGACTGCGACATCGACACGGGCGACGACGACATCGTCATCAAGAACGGCGGGACGAACATCCTGATCGAGAACAACAGGATCAAGCACGGCCACGGCATTTCGATCGGATCGGGCACGACCGCAGGCATCCACCACATGCTCGTCCGCCACTGCACGCTCGAGGGCACGGACAACGGCATCCGCATCAAGTCGATGCGTGGCGCCGGCGGTCCGGTTGACGACATCCGGTACACCGACATCAGGATGAAGAACGTTCCGAATGCCATCGTGTTCATCCTGGACTACGTCGACAACAACCGCCCCGACTTCAAGGGCGATCCAACCAGGGTCCCCTCCATCCGGGACGTCCTCATCGACAACGTGACGATCGAGGGCTCGGAGAATGCCGGACGGATTGTCGGCCTGCCCGACAGCCCGATCAGGGGCCTCACGTTTCGCAAGGTCCGGATCACGGCGGAGCACGACCTCGTCATCAAGGACGCCGACCCGCCCGTGTTCGACCGCGTGACCCGCACCATCAAGAAGGGCGTCGCTCCTGCCCGCGCCAGGATCATCGAATAGTACCTGATGTGGTAGTCGCTCCAGGTGTTGGTGACTTCGGTGGGGTAGAGTTCCTTGCCACCTGCCGAGGTATGCGCGGGGGGATCGGACGGCCTGCCGATCTGCACGACTCCGACCCCTGCAACGGCGGAGTGGGCGCAAGCCACGACCAGCGTCGCGACGCACATGACGGAACCGTACTGCATGGATACCCTTTCGGTGATGGACACGTCCATCCCGGCCAGGCATTCCGCCGCAGGGATTCGCGCCAATTGTGACCGATCGGGGAGAATGCGGGATGAACCCGCGAGATGGCGAGATGGCGTCCGAGCGCCTGGAGGCACCATGGCATTCATGCTACTGGATCTGATGTGGCAGTTCCTTTGGAGGTGAGGGATGCATTCGATGAAAGTCTGCATTGTCGGGGCCTCTGGGAAACTCGGCAGGCACATGGTGCAGCACGCGCTCGACCGGGGCTACGAGGTGGTTGGCGTCTGTCGCGAGCGCAGCGTAGGCAAACTCGACGCGTTCAAAGGGCGCATCACAGTCGTCCCCGGCGGTACGAACGACCGCGAGGTCATCAAGAAGGCTGTCGCAGGGTGTGACGGGGTGCTCACCGTGCTGGTTCCTTGGGGAGTTCACCAGTACTCGTCGGGGACGGCCCAGGCGGTACTCGACCACGCGCGTCCGGGCGCGCGGCTGATCTTCTCCTGCGGCTGGCACATTACGCGGGACGGCCAGGACGTGTACTCGCGGACCTTCAAAGCGGCCGTGAAGGTCGTGGGCTGGCTCGCGCGGCTGGTTCGCGCGGTGGAGGTCGACGACCAGGTGGAGGCGTGCCGGCGGGTGTTTGCCAGCAACACCCGGTGGACGGTCGCGCGCGGGAGCGACCTTGAAGAGGGCGAGAGCCAAGGCCTGCCCGTGTGGAGTCGGCACGTGGGTGATCCCATCCTCGAGAGCAATATGACGCGCCGCGTGGACTTCGCCCTATTCATGGTAGAGGCCCTCGAGAACGACGAGTTGGTCCACGAAGCCCCGGCAATTGTCGGATGCCGCACACCCTCGGCGCTCGCACACGCCGCTGCTGTTGGGCCGGGCCATGACCGCTGAACGGTCCGGCGACGGCCTCCCACGCGACTTCAGCACAAACCGCTTCACGCTCGCGCTGGCGAACGGAAACTGACGGTCGTCGCCAGCGCCGCCGTCGCGGTGATCGGCATCACACCCCGAACTTCGTGGAGACCGGCGTGGCAGCCCCCGACTGCTGGCTGAGGGTTCACTCGCCCCCTGGTGCACGCCGATCCACAGTGGCTTCGCGACGGTGAAAGCCCCAGGTCGCGCCTGTTTGTCCGCTTGGCGCCACGCGGCTCGGCCTGGTCAGGCAACTGCTCACCGAAAGCGCCGCAGGCCCCATCGCCGCGGCGGTGGCGCCCGTCCTCACCTGGGGGCTGCTCGGGGTGGCCGTGACGCTGGTGGCAGAGGCGCCGACTCCCGAGTATTGCCGGTCAGCTACATGGTCGCCCGGCGCACGCGTCAAGTCGGCATCCGAATGGCCCTCGGCGCGCGGAGGCACGACGTCGTTCCGGGCCGCGAGCACTCCCGTGATGTCCGTCTCGCCCGGTCGTCACGGTCGCGCGTGACGGCGGTCCAATCAGCGGAACAACAGCGGCGCTGCGTCGCGCAGGTTCATGCGCCAGATCGGCCAGGTGTGGTCGTCGCGCCGGCCCGGCCACATCGATTCATAGTCGGTACGTGCGTATTCGTGCTTGATCCTGCTGGCCGTCAGGAACTTGTCGAAGGCGTCGCTGGCATCCACCAGGTGGTCCTTCGTTCCGCAGAAGATCATGAGCATCTTCATCTGCTGGTTGGTCTTCTCAGGGTTCGCGATCAGGTCCGCGAACATCTTCTTGTAGATGTCCTCGGGGTAGCGGATCGCGGGCGAGAGTCCGATCACCGTCGCGAACAGGCCCGTGTTCTGCAGCCCGAAGCGCAGCGTCTGCCCGCCGCCCATGGAGAGCCCCATGATGGCCCGGTTGTCGCGGTCCGTCAGCGTGCGGTAGTGCGAGTCCACGTAGGGGACGACCTCCTTGTACAACGCCCGCTGCAGCATGTCGTTGTTCTTCTCGCGGTCGATCTGTGAATCCGCCATGACGTGCCCGCGCGGCATCACGATGATCATCGGCTTCGCCTTGCCCGCCGCGAGCAGGTTGTCGAGGATGAAGTTGGCCCGGCCTTCCTCCACCCATCCGCCTTCGAGATCGCCCGAGCCGTGCAGCAGGTACAGCACCGGGTACTTCTGACTGCCCGTCGAGTACCCCGGAGGCGTGTAGATCCAGAGCCTGCGCGTTTCTTTCAGCAGCTCGGAGGGGTAGAAGTTGATCTCCACCTTGCCGTGCGGCACGGGCGTTTCGGCGTAGAAATCGGGGTAGCCCGGCATGAGAAAGCGGTTGTTGTTGCCGCGCGGCCCCACCTTGGCGCCGGTATTCCTCTGGTCCATGGTGGGCGCGCCGTCCACCATGTAGAGGTAGGTGTAACCGTCGGGGCGCAACCCGCTGAGGCTCGCGCTCCACACGCCCCGGTCGTCCTTGGTCATGGGAAGGAACCTCTTCCCGGCGACCGTGATCGCCTCGCCCCGCACCTCGACCTTCTGTGCCTGCGGTGCGTACATGCGGAACGTGATGACGCCGTCCTTGAACTCCACAGGGTTGAACTGCGGGACATCCTCGGTCGGATCAACGGCCGCACCGGGACGGGGCGTCTGGCCGAACGAGACGGCCGCAACGAAAACGATGGCGAGACCCAGGAACCACGATCTCTTCATGAGTGCCTCCAGGCCGGATCACCGCTTCCCATGGTCTCGGCCCGGCTCACACACCTCGCTGAGACCACGGGAAGCGCCAGGGCGTGCCTACTTGAAGAGCAGTTGTGCGTAGTCGCCCAGGAAGTCGCGCCAGAGGAACCAGTAGTGCCTGCCTGGGATTTCCTTGTAGGACGTCTTGATGCCGGCGGCCTTCACAGCGGCCTCGAGCTCGATCGTGCGATCGCGCGCCTGGTCGGTCGTGCCGGCGCCGGTCCAGTAGAAATGGAGTCCGCCGGCCTTCATCGCGGCCAACTGCTTCGTCATGGTCTCGTCGATGCCGCCGCGGAGGCCCGAGCTGAACACGGCGATCCATCCGAACACGAGCGGGTTGTTGGTGGTGGCCATGATCGTGTGGCCGCCGCCCATCGACAGCCCGGCAATGGCGCGGTTGTCCTTGTTGGCGATGACGCGGTAGGACTTCTCGACGAACGGAATCACGTCCTTCACGAGGCTGTTCGGATAAGACCCCACGTACGGCTGCGCCGGCCGGGGCGGCTGTGCCGCCTGTCCGGCGGCCTGCGCGGCAGCCTGGATCGGCGGGGGCGCCGGCGCCACGACCTGCTGCGGAGCCGGGGTCGGGCCGTAGCCGAAGCCCTGTGACACGGTCTGAGTGGCGTTGCCGTTGGGCATGACCACGATCATCGGCTTGATCTTGCCGGCCGCGAGGAGGTTGTCCATGATGATGGTGGCGCGGCCCATGGTGGTCCAGGCGTCTTCGTCGCCGCCGCCGCCGTGCAGCAGGTAGAGCACCGGGTACTTCGCGGTCGAGGTCTTGTAGTCGGGCGGCAGCCACACGTACATGCGCCGCCGCTCCTGGTTCAGCGTGGGCGAGGGAAACCAGACCTGTTCCACGGTTCCGTGCGGGACGTCCTTGAAGTCCCACAGCGCGGATTCCGGTCCGGAGACCATCAGCAGGTTGTCGTACCGGTTGCCGTCGCGCTGCGTCTCGCCGTTGCTCGGATCGAGGGCCTTCACGCCGTCGGCGAGGAACCAGTAGCCCCACAACTGCGGAGCCATCGGCCCGATCGTCACCGACCAGACACCGGCATCGTCCTTCTTCATCTTGATGTCGGTTCCGCCGTCCCAGCTTCCGTTGAGCGTGACCTCCTGGGACTTCGGCGCGAAGAAGCGGAACGTGACGGTTCTGTCAGGGTGGATGTCCGGCGACAGCAGGCGCGGTGCGGCCGGCCGGGTCGCGGCTCCAGGGTCGGGCTGGGCAAACGCGACGGATGCGGTGAAGAGCGCGATGACGAGCGCTCCGATCCCACTCGAGCGACTCAACGTCATGAATCCTCCTCGTTGAACGAATAGGGGCAATGTTCTTGCCTATCGGAACAGCATCGCTGCCATGTCGGCGAGCGAGTGACGCCAGACCTTCCACTCGTGCTCGCCCGGGTATCGCTTGAACGTGAGGTTGATCCTGCGCGCGCGCAAGTCCGCTTCGACCTTGGTGAGCGCGTCGATGCGGTTGTCCTCCGTGCCGCACGAGAAGAAGAGCAACTCGAGCCTCTTATTGGTGGCGGCGGGGTCGGCGAAAAAGCCCGGGGAGACCTGTTCCAGGAGGTTCGCCCCGGGGACCACGCCGTTCACCGCGCGGCCAAAAGTCCCAGAGCTCATGATGCCCACCGATGCGAAGACGTCGAGCCGCTTCAGCCCGACGTTCGTCGCAATACCGGAGCCCATCGACAGGCCGGCGATGGCCCGGTTCTCGCGACCGGCCAGCGTGCGGAAGTGGTTCTCCACGAAGGGAACGATGTCGTTCACGATGGCCCGCTCGTGGGGCGCGAATTCCGTATTGCCACTTCCCACGCCGGGAGGTGGAGCGGTGCGCGGCCCGGCAGCGTCCAGCGAGGCCAACTCGTTCCAGTACGCGTTCGGCATCACCACGATCATGGGTCTGGCCTTGCCCTGCGCGATCAGGTTGTCCATGATCACGTTGGCAACACCCATCTCCGGCCATGCCGCTTCGTCTCCTCCGCTGCCGTGCAGCAGGTACAGCACGGGGTACCTGGTTGTGCCCTCCTCGTACCCTGGCGGAGTGTAGACGAACATCCGGCGCGCGGCTTTCAACTCCGCCGACCGGAACCACGTCGTCGTCACCGTTCCATGGGGCACGGCCCGCGGCTGGAACACCGCAGACGCGTCGCCGGGCACGAGCACGGTGTTCATGAATCCGACGCCGTCGCGCACGACGTTGTAGTTGCGCGGATCGAGCGTCCTGACTCCGTTCACCGAAAAGGTGTACGCCCACAGCTCGGGCTGGAGCACCGACGTCGTCACGGTCCAGAGACCTGACGCGTCCCTGGTCATCGCCAGGTCGCGACCGCCCTGCCAATTCCCTTGCACCAGCACCTCTGCGGCTTTGGGCGCGAGGAGGCGGAACGTGATCCGGCCGTCTGCGAGCACCTCTGGAGAACGGACCGCCGCCTGGGCCTGGCCGCCCCGGGTGCCCACCGACGTCGCAGGCGGCTCCTGTGCCACCAGGCCCGTGGAGAGAACCGTGGACAGAACGACGATTGCACCTGTCGCGTGAATCAGCCTCATAGGTGTCCTTGTCTTCTATTTCGAAGCCGGCTGGAACAGCCTCGGCAGCAGATCCTTCAGTGACACGCGCCAGACCGGCCACTCGTGGATGTATCCCGGGAACTCCATGAGCGTGTACTTCATCCCTTCGTCCTTCAGGACCTGCTTCACCGCGGCGTGCGCGGCCTGCAGAGTGTCCGCCGTGCCGATCGAAATGTACAAGAGTCGCAACTTGTCGTTCGCGCTGGAATCGAGCTGTGGCAGGAGGGCGGCGAACTTCACAGGATCGATGGACCGGGCGATGTCCGGTCCCTTCAGGCTTGCAGCATTCGGGGGAGGCGGAACATCGATCGCGGCACCCGGCATGACGGGATAGCCTCCGCTGAAGGCGGCCACCCACGCGAACAGGTCGAGGTTGTTGAACGCGACGTACATGGTCTGGGCGCCGCCAACCGACAGACCTGCGATGGCTCGGTGCTCCCGGTCCGTCCGGGTCCGGTAGATCTTGTCGATGAACGGAACCAGGTCCTTGACCAGGCTCGCGGGGAAACGACGGAACCGGCCCGGATCCTGATTCGCCGGGAGCGCGGGCGGGGCGGGCACCAAATCGGGGGCGGCGATCCGCGTCGTGTTCCCGTTGGGCATCACGACGATCATCGGCTGTGCTTTGCGCTTGGCGATCAGGTTGTCGAGAATCTGGCTGGCCCGGCCGCAGGACGACCAGGCATCCTCGTCGCCGCTTCCACCGTGGAGCAGGTAGAGCACGGGATACCGCTCGGTCCCGTTTTCGTACCCGGCCGGCGTGTACACATAAGCACGGCGCGTCTCGTTCACGGCTGGAGAGGGATACCACTGCAGTGACACCGTTCCGTGGGGGACGGCGTTCACGATGTAGTCCGCCGATTCCGGCCCTGGCACGAGCAGCGTGTTTTCGATCTTGTCCGTGTTGCGCCGCGTATTGACGTTGCGTGGATCCAGGGTGGTCACACCGTTGACGCTGAACGTGTAGATCCAGAACTCGGGCTTCAGCGGACCGACGGTGGCCGACCAGACGCCCTTGTCGTCCTTCACCATCGGAGTCGTGGTGCTGTCGATGCCGCCCGGCCAGTCCCCGGTGACGGAGACACTCGTGGCGCCCGGTGCGAGCAATCGGAAGGTCACGCGTCCATCCGGCAGAACCTCGGGAGAGACCACCCGTGGGGGGCCCTGCCTGGGTGCCTGCGCCGTCACCACACCAGTGGAGAGAAGAAAGCCGATCATTGCCGAGGCGAAGATCTTCATGAAGTTCTTCGGAGCGGATCGCGAATGAAGGGTCCCCGGGAAGGGAGAGAGACCGGCAGTCCCCCGCCCTCCCCGGGACCAGATCACGGCGGGCGTCAGAACTGGAAGCGGGCCAGCAACTGGATCTCCCGCGACGGCCGGGCGGACGCCACCGTCCCGAACCCCGACTTGTTCACGAGGTTGCCGGCAGAGTCGTACGCCAGGTTCGTCGGCGTCGGGTCGGCGTAGCTCTTGAGAATGAGCGTCGAGTTGACCGTCAGGAACTGGTCCGTGTTGAGCGCGTTGAACAGGTCGACCCTCAGTTCCAGCCGGCGTTTGCCGCCGAGCGGGACGAACTTGCTCACCGAAAGGTCGAGGTTGTTCTGCATGGGGCCGGCGAGGTAGTTCTTGCCCGATTCGAGGCCGACGCTGCCCGCCTTGGGCACCGCGAAGGCGTCCACGTTGAACTGCCTGTAGGGATCGCTGCTGTGCCCGCTGCCGGGATCCCCGACGACCAGCAACCGTGCCCCTTCGAGCCCCTGCGTGCCGGTGAGACCGTAGGCCGAGAGGCCTTGAATGGTGAAGGTGGGCGTGTAGGGCACGCCGGACACCAGGCGGTAGACTCCCGAGATCTGCCAGTCGTTGGCGAAGGCGCCGAGGGTGCGGTCGCTCGTCACCTTCGGTGTCTGCCAGACGAACTGCGCGATGAAGTTGTGACGCCGGTCGTAGTCGAGCAGGGCGTAATTGGCCTGGGCCTGGTACTGGTCATTGCGGGGGAACCCGACCACGTTCGGGTTCGGGTTGTTGTTGCCCGCCGGCAGGTCGATGCTCGACGTGCCCATCGCCTTGCTGAGCGTGTATCCGAGCGAGAACAGCAGGCCCTGGTGGAACCGACGGTTGAACGACATCTGCAGCGAGTTGTAATCCGCGTACGCGCTGGTGTCGACCATGAAGATGTTGCCGTAGCCCTGGTACGGCCGGAGGAGGTCGACCGGCAGAGCGGTGGCGCCAGGAATGCTGCTGGCCTTGAGCGTCGGATCCTGGTTCTGCGGCAGGAAGGCGGCCCCGTAGCTCGGCGCGTTGATGTTCTTCTGCGTGTGCTGATGGCGGCTCTTCGTGCCGACGTACGACACGTCGACCACCGAATGCCACGGCAACTGGACCTGGACGCCCACGTTGTAGGCGTAGACTCGCGGGAACGTGCCGTCCTGCTGGAACGCGAACAGGGTGGGCGGGGCGACCAGGGCGCTGTTCGCGTTGATGTCCTGCAGCCTCCCGTAGAAGAGCGTTGGCTGAACAACCGTCGGTGGCTGCTCGATCATGCCGTACACCGTGTCGCCCATTGGCCGGTTGTAGAACACACCGCCGCCGCCGCGCACGACGATCTGCTGCTTGCCGGTCACGTCCCACGAGGCGCCAAACCGCGGCGCGACCTGGATCCCGGCGTTCTGGTAGAGGTACTCGTCGATGCCGTTCGTCCCGGCCTGGAAGAGTCCGTTCTGCAGCGATCCCGAACCCGGGACGATGCGGCCGATCGCGGCGGCGGGCTGGACCTGGCCCGTCACCTTGTCGTAGGCCACGCGCACGCCGTTCACGACGGCCGGGTAGTAGAGGCGCGGTGCCGAACTCGGGGTGTACTTGTCGGGCAGGAAGTTGGAGGTTTGGTTCTTCGTGTCGTGCGTCTGCTGCATCCAGTAGAAGCGGACCCCGTAGTCCAGCGTGAGGCGATCCCCGGCCTTCCAGTTGTCCTGCAGGTACCACTCGACGTTGTTGTAGACGTAGTTCCCCTCCACCCACTGCGCCGCCTGGCCGTAGGTCTGGTAGATGCCGAGCGCCGCGTTGGCGAACGGGTATCCGCTGTCCAAGGGGTTCGATGCGTCGTTCTGGAAGCTGATGTTCCCGTTGGCTGCCGCGCGGCTGCTCTGTGGCTTGAGGCTGTGGCTGAAGTACACGCCGGCCTTCGCCGTGTGCTGGCCGAACGTCTTGGTGATGCTGCCGGCGAGGTCCTGCGTGGGGTTGGCGTTGATGAACGGCGCGTACTCGGTCTGGTTGGTCGGCGAGAAGCTGGTGCCGACTCGGCCGTTCCAATTGAACCGCGGCACCATGTCGAGCTGCACCGCCGCGGGATAGAGCATCGGCAGCGCGGAGAGGCCGTACGCCGTCTTGTTGTACTGGTCGGGGTACAGCGGCATGTTGGTGAACGCGTTTCGCGCCCGACCGTAGGTGAGCTCCAGGAATGTGGTGTTGTTGAGCGTGACCGCCGACGTCACCGACACTCCCCGGTTGTTCCGCTGGTCATCCTTCAGGCCAAATTGAGGGAGGTTCGTCCCGTAGCCGGTCGTGCCGCCGCCATAGGGCTGCATGTTCGTGCCGACCGTCTGCAGCAGCTTCCCGTAGATGCGCCAGTTGGCGCCCGGCATCCAGTCGAGCCGTATCAGGTCCTGGCGGCGCGGCGTCTCCTGCGGGTCCTGCGAAACGTAGTTGTAGCCCTGCGAGATGGTCGATGAGCTGTTGGCGGCCGGGTACATCTTCAGGATGTTGAGGCCCACCTGGTAGATCTTGCTCGCCGGAACCTTCCCGAGGACGCCGCCGTCCTGGAAGCAGCCGCGGGTGTCCGTCGGACTGCACGGCAGACCGGTCGTGTAGTCCCTGATGTAGGGGTAGAGCGCGCCGGCACTGTCCCGCGTCTGCGAGAAGTCGCCATTCCGCTCGAGGTCGGTCGGGACGCGCACGCGCTGCGGCACGGTCTGCGCGATGAGACGCTTCTGGAACTCCTGGTTGACGAAGAAGAACAGCTTGCTCCGGCTCTTGTTGAAGCCGCCCGGCAGCAGCACGGGGCCGCCGATCGAGTAGCCGAAGTCGCGCTGCTGCAGCGGCGGAACAGGCTGTGGCGGGGTCGCTTTCTCGTTGAACCAGGTGTTGGAGTTCAGGTCGGAGTTCCGGCGTACGAAGTAGAGGGAGCCGCGGAATTCGCGGCCGCCGCTCTTGGTCACCGCGGTGACCTGCGCGCCCGCCGACCGCCCGTACTCGGCCTGGTAGTTCGACGAGAGGACCTTGATTTCCTGGACGGCATCGAGTGAGAGCGACACGGACGGCCCCTGGTTGCTGCCGGTGTCCATGCTCGTGATGCCGTCGATCTGGACGTTGTTCTGGTTCGCGCGCATCCCGTTCGCGTTCATCGAGTTCGACTGCGCGCCGAGAGCCCCGACCGTCGACGCCGTGTTCACGATGCCGGGGGCGTTGAATGCCAGCCCGAAGAAGCTGCGCCCGTTCACCGCGACGCTCTGCACGACCTCGCCCTCGACGCTGAACGACCGTTCGGCGCTCGTGGTCTGCATGTCCGTGGCCTTGGCGGCGACGGTGACCGTCTCCGACAGGGCGCCGACCTCGACCGTCAGGACGCCGAGGCTCTTCTTGTCGCCGGCGTTCACCTGCAAGCTCGCCACCTCGAGGGTTCTGAACCCCTCCATCGTCACCTTGATCTTGTAGGTGTCGGCCGAAACGGTCGGGAAGACGAAGTATCCTTCGTGGTTCGA is from Vicinamibacterales bacterium and encodes:
- a CDS encoding carboxypeptidase regulatory-like domain-containing protein; protein product: MRRDVKARLAALAVALVLLGGGWHAAHAQITSASVFGSVKDAQGGVIPGATVVLTSVTRGTAIEVVSNHEGYFVFPTVSADTYKIKVTMEGFRTLEVASLQVNAGDKKSLGVLTVEVGALSETVTVAAKATDMQTTSAERSFSVEGEVVQSVAVNGRSFFGLAFNAPGIVNTASTVGALGAQSNSMNANGMRANQNNVQIDGITSMDTGSNQGPSVSLSLDAVQEIKVLSSNYQAEYGRSAGAQVTAVTKSGGREFRGSLYFVRRNSDLNSNTWFNEKATPPQPVPPLQQRDFGYSIGGPVLLPGGFNKSRSKLFFFVNQEFQKRLIAQTVPQRVRVPTDLERNGDFSQTRDSAGALYPYIRDYTTGLPCSPTDTRGCFQDGGVLGKVPASKIYQVGLNILKMYPAANSSSTISQGYNYVSQDPQETPRRQDLIRLDWMPGANWRIYGKLLQTVGTNMQPYGGGTTGYGTNLPQFGLKDDQRNNRGVSVTSAVTLNNTTFLELTYGRARNAFTNMPLYPDQYNKTAYGLSALPMLYPAAVQLDMVPRFNWNGRVGTSFSPTNQTEYAPFINANPTQDLAGSITKTFGQHTAKAGVYFSHSLKPQSSRAAANGNISFQNDASNPLDSGYPFANAALGIYQTYGQAAQWVEGNYVYNNVEWYLQDNWKAGDRLTLDYGVRFYWMQQTHDTKNQTSNFLPDKYTPSSAPRLYYPAVVNGVRVAYDKVTGQVQPAAAIGRIVPGSGSLQNGLFQAGTNGIDEYLYQNAGIQVAPRFGASWDVTGKQQIVVRGGGGVFYNRPMGDTVYGMIEQPPTVVQPTLFYGRLQDINANSALVAPPTLFAFQQDGTFPRVYAYNVGVQVQLPWHSVVDVSYVGTKSRHQHTQKNINAPSYGAAFLPQNQDPTLKASSIPGATALPVDLLRPYQGYGNIFMVDTSAYADYNSLQMSFNRRFHQGLLFSLGYTLSKAMGTSSIDLPAGNNNPNPNVVGFPRNDQYQAQANYALLDYDRRHNFIAQFVWQTPKVTSDRTLGAFANDWQISGVYRLVSGVPYTPTFTIQGLSAYGLTGTQGLEGARLLVVGDPGSGHSSDPYRQFNVDAFAVPKAGSVGLESGKNYLAGPMQNNLDLSVSKFVPLGGKRRLELRVDLFNALNTDQFLTVNSTLILKSYADPTPTNLAYDSAGNLVNKSGFGTVASARPSREIQLLARFQF